Proteins encoded together in one Blastocatellia bacterium window:
- a CDS encoding oxidoreductase has protein sequence MASKRKPKLAVWKFASCDGCQLSLLDCEDELLSLVDAIEIAYFPEASRAMVKGPYDLSLVEGSITTPHDAERIHRIRRASKTLVTIGACATAGGIQALRNFKDVKEFVSIVYATPAYIETLNKSTPIADHVFVDFELRGCPINKSQLLEVISALLHGRKPNTPPHSVCIECKRRGVVCVMVAHGTPCLGPVTHAGCNALCPSYHRGCYGCFGPMETPNTNSLSAWWSRLGVGEADLVRVFRGFNAYAEPFRKESEAHEV, from the coding sequence ATGGCGTCGAAGCGAAAACCGAAACTGGCTGTTTGGAAATTTGCCTCCTGTGATGGTTGCCAATTGAGCTTGTTGGACTGCGAAGACGAGCTGTTGAGTCTGGTTGACGCCATTGAGATCGCTTATTTCCCTGAAGCCTCGCGGGCGATGGTCAAAGGGCCGTATGATCTCTCATTGGTGGAAGGTTCGATCACGACGCCTCACGACGCTGAGCGCATTCATCGCATTCGGCGGGCCTCCAAGACGTTGGTGACCATTGGCGCGTGCGCGACTGCTGGCGGCATTCAGGCGCTACGGAATTTCAAAGACGTGAAGGAATTTGTTTCGATTGTCTATGCCACGCCGGCCTACATTGAGACGCTGAATAAATCCACGCCCATCGCCGATCATGTCTTCGTTGATTTTGAATTGCGCGGCTGTCCGATCAATAAGTCGCAACTGCTGGAAGTGATCAGCGCCTTGCTGCATGGGCGCAAACCGAACACGCCGCCGCACAGTGTGTGCATTGAGTGCAAACGACGCGGGGTCGTCTGTGTAATGGTGGCGCACGGCACGCCGTGTTTAGGTCCGGTCACCCATGCCGGCTGCAACGCGCTCTGCCCGAGCTATCATCGCGGCTGTTATGGTTGTTTTGGGCCGATGGAAACGCCTAATACGAATTCGCTCAGCGCGTGGTGGAGCCGATTAGGCGTCGGCGAGGCTGATTTGGTGCGCGTCTTTCGCGGATTCAATGCGTATGCTGAGCCGTTTCGCAAGGAGAGTGAAGCGCATGAAGTCTAA
- a CDS encoding Ni/Fe hydrogenase subunit alpha, with protein sequence MKSKTIKVDYLARVEGEGSLMIKLKGDQVVDVKLKIFEPPRFFEAFLRGRHYSEAPDITARICGICPIAYQMSAVHAMEHACGVVIDGPLRALRRLIYCGEWIESHTLHIYMLHAPDFLGYADVMQMAKDYPDHVRRGLQLKKIGNEIVRLIGGREIHPINVRVGGFYRVPTKHDLAPLAEQLKWAREAALETVRWTAQFPFPEFDADYEFVALRHPDEYPLNQGRLVSNKGLDVAVEEFDQHFVEHHVAYSNALHSTLKERGAYLVGPLARYNINFDKLSPIAQQAAREAGLGPSCRNPFRSIIVRSVETLYACDEALRLIEAYQMPDQPAVAIEPRAATGYGCTEAPRGILYHRYRLDDQGTILDAKIVPPTSQNQKMIEQDLWRLVPELMSFSDEKITWQCEQAIRNYDPCISCATHFLKLHIERE encoded by the coding sequence ATGAAGTCTAAAACGATCAAGGTGGACTATCTGGCTCGCGTGGAAGGCGAAGGTTCATTGATGATTAAACTCAAAGGCGATCAGGTCGTGGATGTCAAGCTGAAGATTTTCGAGCCGCCGCGATTTTTCGAGGCCTTCTTGCGCGGGCGGCATTACAGTGAAGCGCCTGACATCACCGCGCGCATCTGCGGGATTTGTCCGATTGCCTATCAAATGAGCGCAGTGCATGCGATGGAGCATGCCTGCGGCGTGGTGATTGATGGCCCCTTGCGGGCCTTGCGGCGGCTCATTTATTGCGGCGAGTGGATTGAAAGTCATACGTTGCACATCTACATGCTGCATGCGCCGGATTTTCTCGGCTATGCCGATGTCATGCAGATGGCCAAGGATTATCCTGATCACGTGCGGCGTGGGTTGCAACTGAAAAAGATCGGTAACGAAATTGTGCGTCTGATTGGCGGTCGGGAGATTCATCCGATCAATGTGCGAGTTGGCGGTTTTTATCGAGTCCCGACCAAACACGACCTGGCTCCATTAGCCGAGCAGCTCAAGTGGGCGCGCGAGGCAGCGTTGGAAACCGTGCGATGGACGGCGCAGTTTCCGTTTCCCGAATTCGACGCTGATTATGAGTTTGTCGCCTTGCGTCATCCTGATGAATACCCGTTGAACCAGGGGCGTCTGGTCTCCAATAAAGGGCTGGACGTGGCCGTTGAAGAGTTCGATCAACACTTCGTGGAGCACCACGTCGCGTACTCCAACGCGTTGCATTCGACGTTGAAGGAACGTGGGGCGTATCTGGTCGGGCCGCTGGCTCGCTACAATATCAATTTCGATAAGCTTTCGCCGATCGCTCAGCAAGCGGCACGGGAAGCCGGGCTTGGGCCGAGCTGTCGGAATCCGTTTCGTAGCATCATTGTGCGGAGCGTGGAAACGCTTTACGCCTGTGACGAAGCGTTGCGCCTGATTGAAGCCTACCAGATGCCGGATCAACCAGCCGTCGCCATCGAGCCACGTGCGGCCACCGGCTATGGCTGCACGGAAGCGCCGCGCGGGATTCTCTATCATCGGTATCGGCTGGACGACCAGGGAACGATCCTGGACGCGAAAATCGTCCCGCCGACATCACAGAATCAAAAGATGATCGAACAAGACCTGTGGCGGCTTGTGCCCGAGCTGATGAGCTTCTCTGATGAAAAAATAACCTGGCAATGCGAGCAGGCGATTCGCAATTACGATCCGTGCATTTCCTGCGCCACGCACTTTCTTAAGCTCCACATCGAGCGTGAATGA
- a CDS encoding FAD/NAD(P)-binding protein — MRNNSEHDPMRTVPYRIRRVRRDTADTFTLELEPVTNQQPFHFAPGQFNMIYVFGVGEIPISISGDPAVTSALVHTTRSVGTVTKAMSQLKRGDVVGVRGPFGTPWPILAAEGNDVVLVAGGIGLAPLRPALYAILARRERYGKVVLLYGARSPEDILYRDELRHWRAQFDLDVYVTVDRATSQWRGNVGVVTTLTSRAPFDPLNTMAFVCGPEVMMRLTALELQRRGVAADQIFVSMERNMKCAVGFCGHCQFGPMFVCRDGPVFPYSRVKDWLGVWEI, encoded by the coding sequence ATGAGAAACAACAGCGAGCATGATCCAATGCGGACGGTTCCGTATCGCATTCGCCGAGTGCGACGGGACACGGCTGATACGTTTACGCTCGAACTGGAGCCGGTAACCAATCAGCAGCCATTTCACTTTGCGCCTGGTCAATTCAACATGATCTATGTCTTCGGCGTTGGTGAGATTCCCATTTCGATTAGTGGCGATCCGGCCGTGACGAGTGCGCTCGTTCACACCACGCGGTCTGTTGGCACGGTGACCAAAGCCATGAGCCAGCTCAAACGTGGCGACGTGGTGGGTGTGCGCGGCCCTTTTGGCACGCCCTGGCCGATTCTGGCTGCCGAGGGCAATGATGTCGTGCTGGTGGCTGGCGGCATCGGGCTGGCGCCGCTGCGGCCGGCGCTCTACGCCATCCTCGCTCGTCGCGAGCGGTACGGCAAGGTCGTGCTGCTCTACGGCGCGCGCTCGCCGGAAGACATTCTCTATCGTGACGAACTGCGCCATTGGCGTGCCCAATTCGACCTGGACGTATATGTCACAGTTGATCGGGCAACGAGCCAGTGGCGTGGCAATGTCGGCGTCGTCACCACGCTCACCTCGCGCGCGCCATTTGATCCACTCAACACGATGGCGTTCGTCTGCGGCCCTGAGGTGATGATGCGATTGACAGCCCTTGAGCTCCAAAGGCGCGGCGTGGCCGCAGATCAGATATTCGTCTCCATGGAGCGCAACATGAAATGCGCCGTTGGATTCTGCGGTCACTGTCAATTCGGACCCATGTTCGTTTGCCGAGATGGTCCGGTCTTTCCTTACAGTCGCGTCAAAGATTGGCTGGGCGTATGGGAGATTTAA